cttcaacatctataaataaagagttgattcagagttgtggagagagagttagataattaagatttagtacagaatttatgcagaaattctgagtcaaaaacgattcagagttagaagttcgattttgtaaaaacgatatgatgtacacacattatttatcaattaattacaaacacagtagcatttagatttagattaagatctgttcgaagattagtttacattttggtagtagaagaaccatctctattccgaagattcagcgagaagattaagtagcggattcgaccccggagcctgacaaactctaacgaggtttaaggaaggattgacaacccggactCACTAAGTCCGCTTGAATGCTTctatgctttttattctctgtaaacttgtatcaaattcacatttcatctaataaagttcgttcgattcaatataattttatgtagcactttgatAAAAGATCTGAAGTGAGTTCtgatgttttcattaaaacgtagttaaattcaatatctttacaaggaaactttgttgaacacttaggcaaattcattcttaaggacgatatgatcgttaagacggattatcgaaaataagtgttaatttggttaaggtagcaagctaacccgaccgtaggaggattgtctacggttcaaagccttttaattgaaggagtttacgttattacactttcttaatttatacaaagtttaaaattgttttctttgcttaatgcaaacgaacacaataaatctcttattttaaacactaaacatttctgttttgtaattcatactcaaacagaattgatttctaacattctacatattctaacctaattcttattcaatcaatctcaaaaccaatttcaaataatgattatctatttttataaaccttaagtcaTATTTAAACTACAcataaataagttttcgttaaaaaacgttccatgtgggatcgatatctttttattactacaagcgaaaccgtgcacttgcggaaatcgctcaacagtatACATGACTTAGACCTATTGCAAGCAcaattttctgttttatctcATAAGATAGATAAATTATGCACTGAAGTACAAAACCAATTTAATAATGATTGTAATAATAAGGGCAAATTAATTATGTGCAGAATCAAAATAATCCTTATTCGAATACTTACAATCAAGGATGGAGAAGTCATCCGAACTTTGGCTAGAAAGAAGGAAATTCCAACCAAGACAAATCCAACACTAATCATACAAGTGACCCATTAGGAAATCTTTCTTctaaaatagataaatttattAATGGAATTTCTGGGAAAGTAGATAACCAGGATAATAACTTCAAAAGGATAGAAAATAAGTTTGATCAACTTTTTAAGAATCAGTCATCTTCCATCCATAATTTAGAAGTCCAGATAGGTCAATTAGCAAATGTTATACCATCTAGAGGTCATGGAGGACTTCTGAGtaatatagaaaataatccTAAAGAGCAGATGAAAGTCGTCACTCTTAGATcaggaaaaaattatattaaccCAAATGCCACCAGTATTAAAACTGGAGTTCTGCAGGAAAAAGATGAATCAACTGGAATTCAATTCCACTTGATCGTATAGTGATGTGGCTTGACAACTGTGAGGAAAACAAAGTGGTATACATTTGCTTTGGGAGTCAAACCTCGTTGACCAACAATCAAATGGAGGAGATTGCATCAAGTTTGGAGATAAGTGGGGTCAATTCCGTATGGTGTGTTAAGAAAACagaggaaaataaaaaaaaatataataaaattccaTCAGGATTTGAAGATCGTGTGGCTGGGAGAGGACTTGTGATTAGGGGGTGGGCTCCACAAGTAACGATTCTGAGTCATAAATAGTACTTTAGACAAAACGCTTTTGAAAGTTAGTTTGTTACCTAAACTAAGAATGATGTTttaattgaagaaattaatatGATAAAAATACTAAGGTTTGCATTCGCTTTCTAAAATCGGCTTAAACAATGAAACACTATTCACTTTAAATACAATGGAAACTTTTACTTATAAAGATGGTAACTTCCCTGAATAAGGTTCATTGACAAGATTTTGGATCATCTAACCTTTTTCCTTCGCCCTTACTTATCTAACTCGGACAATGatgaaataaatataataaaaaaacataaacttCAATGGGAAATCCTAGCGATTGGATACTTGAAACCACACTAACTTGATATCAGGTTTAGAAATGTAGTTTTCCACTAACTAGTTGTTACTATGATGAGTAAAAAGTAGTTAACTGAAATAAACTTTAATCTTACAACCTAGTTCTTTAATACAAAATTCCTTCATATGTTTCacttgggttttttttttagaacttaAAACTCATTTAGAAATTTTCCCATTATCACTAGGTCGAAGAATTAGTTCATTTTGAAATACAAAACTAAAATGAAGTGAAGTAAGTGAAATTCATAGAAACAAGATGACAATAATGGAAAATATTTTCAGATTAAACAAGCTTTTAATTCAAAAGAACAAAACATTGTATAACTAAATTTAAACTAGAATTTGGAAGAAAATAACTTAGTACTGGAAAAACGActcaaagaaaataaaattacagCAAAATAACTAAAAACTATTAAGGAAGAATTTACAAAAAGTAAATGTGTGTTCTTCTTACattatatgtttatatatagTCTAAGAATATATCTAGGACCATAAATCTAGACATGGAATGTTGGAATGATGATTGGTAGCTTTCAAAGTTGACAATTTTAGACCATCAGTGTCCAATTGTAGAGAGGTATGAGATGTTCTTGAAGTGAAGAGTCATTTGATTCACTCTAATAATACAAAGGTCTTACCGAGATGCTTAGAGGTCTCGCCGAGATCACCTTAATTTCATTAAATCTTGAACTACAGAAATTTTTCAAAAGTCTCACCAAGACAAGATGCTTGAACTTATTATGTGGCAATTTTCTGAGGTCTCGTCGACACCTGCCTCTAGAACATTCTTTGAGTGTAATTTCTATTGATATCCCTGACCCTCAAATGTTTGTTCTTGATTGACATGTTGCGCAAATAAGATGTGTAACAACATTGGATAATATGTGAGAGTGCATGAAAGTGTGTGAAAGTGTATAAAAATGTGTGAATGTATTTAAAAGTGTgtgaaaatgtaaaataaaagaaaactaatacAATttcaactaattttttttaaaggaaacAAAATTTCACTAAAATTTCACTAAAAATATGGTAAAAAACAGATGACAACATTATCATTTTTAAGGAGGACAATATCTTCTCTAGCTGCTTCTTTGGCTAATTTCAATGTTGTTCTTGAAGAGGATAATtacttaaattttttaatttaagttGGTATAGCCTAACAATCAATCCATCCAAATCTTGATCTGAACTCCCTCCTTTGATAATAGCATTCCCAGCTGCTTCTTGTagtttttttgctttttttctttcttccaaACTTCCCTTCACCGACCCATCTAAAATCCGAGCCAAGTCACTCGAGTCAGGAATCTTTTTCGTCGATTCACCTACTCGAATCCCCACACCCAACTGGTCCACTAAAAGTTGTGTGTTTGTGTACTGATCTGCCCCCATCGGCCACGTAAGCATCACCACACCAGCTGATATCCCTTCCAACACCGAGTTCCACCCGCAATGAGTCAAAAATGCCCCCACCGCTCGATGCCTTAGTATAGCCACTTGTGGAGCCCATCCTTTTATGACGTATCCTCTCTCCCCCACACGATCTTTGAATCCATCTggtactactcctacatcatcGCTTCCATCATTAGGTTGCCTATCGCATAGTATAAAACTCACTTTACTTTTCTCCAACGACGTTACCAACTCAGCCATTTGTTTACATGTTAGCCATGCACGACTTCCAAAGCAAACATACACGACGGAATCTTCCTTGCGAGAATCAAGCCACGTCAACACATCATGAGAACTGGACCCACCTCGGTTAGTGGACCCCACAACATCATCCGTCAAGGGCAAAACTGGACCTACTGCCCATACGTTGTCGTTTGGGAAATCTTTTTTAAGATGATGAAGGTAGATTCCTTCCAACTCGGCGAAAGAGTTGAAGACGATTCCCCAACTGGACAGGTTAGCCATAAAGCAGTCTTTGAAAAATTCCCAATCGGAGTCTCTCGAAGCTTTATAAATGTGTGAGATTTGCCACAAGCGATAAGAAGGAGAATTGGGGATACTGGGGAATTCGACGAGCACATCATCAGGATTTTCAGGGTCGTCAATTTGGGTGAAGTGGTGACGCCAAGTAGAGCAAGTAATGGAGAAAGCGAAGGCAGCCGAGGGGGAGAAGACGATACGAGGGATGCCAATTTGGGAAGCCAATTCGTGTGTCCAGCCGATGAAGAAATCGGAGATGATAGCAACAGGAGGAGATGAGTGAGATTGGAAAAAACTTAAGAGCGCAGGATAATGGTGGTGACGCATGAAGCGCATCATAGCGACAAGACGGTTTTTAGAATCAGGGGGAATTTGAGGGGAAGGGAGAACTAAGTGATGGAATTGGGAGGAGGAAAGGAATGGATGGAGCAAAGGAAGATTGTTGGGGGTGACGATGACAGTGATAACAAGGCCGCGGTTGAGGAGGCGGTGGGTGAGGTCGAGGAGAGGAATAATATGGCCGGAAGTTTGGAAAGGGTAGACGAGAATGTGTGGATTATCGGAGATGGACATGGCTGGAAATGAATATGCTTCTGATGGAATTTCTGGAGTTggagggagaagaagaagaagaatagaatATAAAAGGAGTTGGAacttggaagaagaagaaaatcatAAAAAGGAGTTGGATATAAATGTCATTCACATGAAGCCATTACGTCACTCCTGACGTTCTACCCACAGTAATTTTGGTTGCTTGTAATATCTTTCTCTAATGATATTGTTTTTAGggttttattttcttgtttgtaGCACTCTCGTCCAACAAACTACTTTcaaattctttcttttttaagtggtttaattgtttttaataaattattaattaaaaactatatatatatatataaagagacACTTGtattaaaaagaataaacaGTATCAGTTTGAATACAAGTTGAAACAAACAATGAGAAATCTTCAATAAAAATTTCCTCATATGATAGAGTAAAAGCCCATGCAGCAAGAGAGTGTACAACCGTATGACGCTTCTCATGAATAAATTCTATCTGTACAAAAGCTTGTGCTTCCTCCAAAATATCAGTAACAATCACTCCAATCCAATTAGAAATAATTTCATCTCCACGTAGGAGACGAATTGCAGATAATGAATCTGAAACAATTAAGACAGAATGAAAACCAACATCTTTAACAATTCTGACTGAAGAAATGGTAGCCATTAATTCCGCATGTGAAGCAGATAGTGCTTTACCAATCGGTCCCCCTCCAAATAACGCGACGAAACCAGTTGAATCTCGTACGACCAATCCAAAAGCAGCATGGTGAGATCTTAGAGAAAATGAAGCATCACAATTCACCTTATATATGCATGATGGAGGAGCAAACCACTGTACATTAGATGATAAACTTTGACCAGGTCCGAAATTCCTATCTGTTGAAGTTGTAGTTATTAAACCTGCCGCAAAACCCTGCAACGTCGATCTTACACTTTCTGCAACCACTTGAAATCCTAATCGTTTCTTACCATGAACCATTTGATTCCGTTCAAACCACACAAACCAAACCATTCTATAGAATAAAGCAGCTTCTTCCCGTGAAATTGATGATAAAACATCAGCAAACCAGTCTATGCAGTCAAGACCTGTCAACTTATATACCATAACAGACAGATTTAAAGATTTCTAATACAACTTCGTAACATAACAAAATTTAAGCAGGTGAATTATAGTTTCCTCAGCCATTCCACAAAAAAGACATCTATCATACAATGAAATTCCTTTTTTAGAAAGATTATTAAAACATGGAAGGATATTCTTCGCTGCACTCCAAACGGTGTGAATAAATTTGGCCGGTGGATGTATTGACCATAAAATCTTCAAAAAATGTTGGAGAATGAAAGATGTGGAACCCAAAGAAGATGATAATTGCAAATACTGAACTCCAACTTTATATCTTGATTTGACCAAATAATCACCCTTTCGTGAATGTTTCCAAAACATTGAATCTGCAACATTCCTTCTACTTAAAGGTATTcgtaaaatattaaaataaggGTTAAGATACTAAAATGACTTTAATGGGTTTTTTAGAGAGTGTCAATTTATAGAATATCACTATGTTAGCATCAAGTACCAATTTAGGATTAAATGACGAAATTTAATGTCTCAATATTTGTAAAATTATACCAATTGGATAAATTGATACATTTCATAATATTTAAGATTAAAATGGTATTATTTTATAGATTGAATTAAATTGTATTTCCTCAAAAACTTTATTAGCGATTTTAAAATcttatctcctaaaataattattatctcccttttaaaattattataactTGAGAGAAATTTTGTTGTATGTGTGCAAAACCATTGATTTAATAAATCTAAATGTTTATAACTAAGATTTGTTTTACaggatttaaaatttatattttagaatCTAAAACTTTATAAATAATTAAGTAAACCATATGTAATTAATAATTACAcaatgttaatattttattcattaaaatgttacatttttttttgatagaaattgggacgagacagaacttgggcggggtgagcacccgtggcccaagaactgacaaacccgcaaaatattaataaacgaaaattgagtgtttgaacaagagaagatgaaagagaacaaacaaaaagaagggggggAGAGAAGTTtaggaaagtcaagaaaaacgcaagtgaGTAATACTACAAatatcatcattgataaacttgtggcaaaaagcaggagctgaaggccaccaattgatcactgaggaagagactccaaacctTGTCAGTGCATCatcaactctatttccttccctaaataTGTGTGAaaaaagaatgttcatcctagagcaaatgctgaggCAATGCAACCATTCTtgacgaatactccaaggaacatccatggaacgatgtctaagcagattaacaacgtacattgagtctgactcaacccaaagctgatgccaattttctcccaagcaagttcaattgcaaaaatagcggctctcaattcagccatataagcaaaagaatgaggggtagaaaaagcaaaacagccTTTGGGAAATCcacgatagttgcgaaaaatacctcccgctcctgcctcgtctagagtgccaaaagcagagccgtccacattgactttaacccaacccggaggaggtttaagccaatggaccagaataatgttgggagccggaggcggcctaggagaagccaAAAGACGGGATAAGATAACATCATCTCTCCgtgaagagcaaaaacctttagaagtggcaaATGACTCTGgaatcattcgaaagagggtgatcttcgagtgctgaatagaaggagaaacttccttaaagattgcttcattcctgcaatgctagattaaccagatgcaagtgacagcGGCAACACGCCATATCATCAACACTtgtgagccaaaatgaatgctatGAAGAGagctgaagaagtggatgaattgtgAAAAACGAGGCAAAGAGCAGTCAAAGTGAAActcaagggccctccaaagagaatctgcaaaagaacaacTAATAAATAggtggttaatggactcagcatccctaccacatagaACACAACGAGAGGCAAATGAGAATCCAAGATGCTGTAGGAGGTCGTGAGTCGGAACCCgaccatgcaaaactctccagagagtgaaggaacgagaagggggagtgagcattccaaacaaatgtataccagtccaccgaagaggaactaggactgataatcgaatagtactctttggcagagaaaatacccttcgtagAGGGCTACCAAACGCAGAAATCAAAATCATCTCTACCCAtgtgaatag
The DNA window shown above is from Euphorbia lathyris chromosome 1, ddEupLath1.1, whole genome shotgun sequence and carries:
- the LOC136233849 gene encoding flavonol 3-O-glucosyltransferase UGT89B1-like, with amino-acid sequence MSISDNPHILVYPFQTSGHIIPLLDLTHRLLNRGLVITVIVTPNNLPLLHPFLSSSQFHHLVLPSPQIPPDSKNRLVAMMRFMRHHHYPALLSFFQSHSSPPVAIISDFFIGWTHELASQIGIPRIVFSPSAAFAFSITCSTWRHHFTQIDDPENPDDVLVEFPSIPNSPSYRLWQISHIYKASRDSDWEFFKDCFMANLSSWGIVFNSFAELEGIYLHHLKKDFPNDNVWAVGPVLPLTDDVVGSTNRGGSSSHDVLTWLDSRKEDSVVYVCFGSRAWLTCKQMAELVTSLEKSKVSFILCDRQPNDGSDDVGVVPDGFKDRVGERGYVIKGWAPQVAILRHRAVGAFLTHCGWNSVLEGISAGVVMLTWPMGADQYTNTQLLVDQLGVGIRVGESTKKIPDSSDLARILDGSVKGSLEERKKAKKLQEAAGNAIIKGGSSDQDLDGLIVRLYQLKLKNLSNYPLQEQH